Part of the Fusarium musae strain F31 chromosome 3, whole genome shotgun sequence genome, TCTAACTACTTCAGCATTCAATAATTTCCTTGGAACAGTGAAGCCCATGACTTCACCAACTCTTTGTTCACCCCGTAGTTGACGCTGTGTAAGTGAGATCAAGGTAGGCACGTGATCTGGCGTCGCGAAAGGCTGGCCGAGTCGCGTCTGCGGCCCCGCAAGATTCGCGATCTTGACCTCACGTCATAACTTGCAGCTTCGCCAATACTTGTATGGAATTGTGAATGACCTCGCGTCGTACTTGGCGCCGGAGATGTGGATCCTGGAGAATTCAGAGGCCTTTGATGGTGAGTTTGGACTTTCATCTGTCGATGCAGCTAATCATCCCTAGGCCGAAAGTTATGGTTGCGACCAGGGAAAACCTATCTATTTGGTCGAACAGCCGCAGAACGTAAGAGAAATGCCCCGAAGCAGAAGAATTGATACTCATAAATTCATAGCCGGCCAACTTGCGATATCACACAATACAATCTCACGCAAGCACTTGACCATCACTGTCAGCCCCGTTGACAAAGGCCAGGCGCACAATCCAAGGAGTCGCTCTACGCTTACGATCGAAGATTTAGCGACAAAAATAGGAACAGTTGTCAATGGAGAAAAGATTAAAGGCAAGAGAAAGGTGATTGAAGGGGACAAGGCCGAGTTTACGATGGGAAAATGCCCAAACATATTCAGGTAAGCCGTTTCATCCGATCTGGTGTTACGCCGCTTACAGTCCACAGCATTTCGTGGGAACCAGTTGTCTTTGCGTTTTCTTTCACCAGCAAAGAACTACAGACAGACCCCTTAACTACGCTTCGAAAAAGATTCGAGCAGTTTGATATCAAGCTTGTAACAGAATATGTTGAATCCACCACACATGTTGTCTCAAAGAAACGAAATACAGCCAAGGGGCTCCAAGCCTTGATCAACGGGAAACACATTGTAACGGAAACTTTTCTCGATGCAGTGGCTGAAGTCGGAAATCTAGCGGATGGGGCGGAGACCACCGAGTTGAGCCCTCTGGAGCAGGACTTTGCTCAAAACTGGCCCGATGCTATGCAGCATTTACCTCCAAGGGGAGGCGAGCCTGTACAACACCCTGACTCGACGTATGCCCCAGACGCAGGGAGACGCGACATATTCGAAGGctacagcttcatcttctacGACCCAGTACAGTACAATAACCTGTTAGCGCCAATTACGAGTGGTGGTGGCAAAGCGTTGTTGCGAAATGTTGTTCCCGAAGAAACTTCAGTCGATGACTTTGTTCAATATGTCAAAAGTGTCGCTGGTGAAGAGGGCCTCGGTGCCTTTAACGACGGTAGCGAGGGCAAAGGTATAGTAGTAGTACGCTTCATTCCTTCGAAAGGAGGTTCAGTTGACTGGTATGTGGACTTTTTCAGGTCTGTATCTCTGAGACTGGACCATCGTCCTATTGAGCAGAGTGAGTTTTTGGAAGCAATCCTCATCAAAGATGCGAGTATTCTTCGACGCCCTCTCGAGGTTGAGTCTACACATAATACACAACATCAAGCCCaggctcttcaagatcctgaaGTGGCCAATGGGACACAGCACCCTGCCACACAGGCTGAAACGTCACAAGCACCCGAAGAGTCACAGCTTGCTCCTCGACGTGGGCGGACGAGGAGAACTGTCAAGAGACGCTTTGCAGGCttcggtggtgatgatgatgatgacgatgttgatatTGACGATATTCCTACGGAACCAGTGCCTGCAAACCAACCCACCACCCGTGCTGCGACTCAGAATGCGACACAAGCTCcagcagaggaagaaggtttaTTCGTTTCTCAAGAGCCAGATGCACCCCTAGAAACGCTACCATCTAGCCATGCCAGGTCTTCGCAAAGGAAAAGACGAGCTTCACCATTACCACAAGATGACCTCATGGATGGTATGACGACTGCAGCAGAGAGGTTCAAGCGCCAACGGATAGAGCGAGGTGAAGATTTGCAGGAACCAGCTGAGCAGATGGAAACTGAGACAGCCGAGAAGGTCCCAGAGccaaagaagatcaagaaagaaTTTGATATCTTGGCAATAGCTGCACAAAACAGAGAGCAGGAAGAAGCTCGTGCGCGTGCTGAAAAGGAAGATTTAGCAAATCTGCcagatgatgttgatctcgCCGAGATCCGCAGACTCAATATTGTAGAGGAGATCGAAGTACGACAACCTAGTAATCCCCGTACTCGAGAACAAGATATTCGTGACGGAAGATGGGACCCCAAGTGGAACGGGATGAAGAACTTCAAGAGGTTCAGACAACGCGGAGAGGTGACAGGACGGCAGCCTGTAAAGACTATTGTACCTCTGACGCAAGTCAAGACGAAGGAGTTCGGCATTGGAGATGATTACTggctcgaggatgaggaaatgGAGCGCAGAAAGAGGAACTCGAGCCAAGCTCCTGGATCACAGTCACAACCATCTGCGCCCACAGCACCATCGGCTTCATCTCGTTCCCAGAAAAGGGCATATGCCAATGTCATATCAGACAGCAGCGACGAAGAAAACAATTCAGTATCTTCGGTACCAGCGACTCGGACGCGAGGGGCACAGGCCGCTGCGCCACAAACACAGTCGCAAACTAAATCAAGGAGTCAAGCATCACAGAACACGAGTCAGGGGAGTAAACGAGCTGCAGCAGAGCCTGCTGCTGGACAGCAGCCTCCGAAGCGGAGTCGACCAACGAGAAGAGCTGTGGAAGTCGCGGATAGTGATAGTGATGACGAGCTCAAGTTTCGATTTGGAAAGAGACGGTGAAGACCAGTCTCTGCGGGGTATCTTTCTAGCTAATGTACATCTAAGTGTTCGAGAAGAGCATCTATGGCGCGAACAGTATAATCTAATACATGTGAAATATCGTTTCCATGTAACATGGATGCGCCAGTAGTCTTGCGTCTATGGTCTATGTCGTCCCTCAATATCATGGTCTAATCCATCTGGTCCATCTGACTCTCGGTGCCTTCAGACTCCTCCACAAGAAGGCCTACGAGACAGGCTGATAGCATAGTCTCGTAGTTCACCCAAGGGTGAATCTCGCCAAACAGCTTGGTCCCGTCACGCCCAGCCCCACGCATCAACTCGGGAACACCGCCAGGATGAAAGTCGGCATAGGGTGTAACATTGTATACCTTGCCGTTCAGAGCCATCCAAGCATCTTTGCCCTTGCGACCTGTCATGCGCTTCAGCATGGATGGAGTCACGCGCAGGTATGGCGTTTGAGGTTCGACACCGCGGAGGTCGGCGTTAGGTCCAGATATGCGAGCCCAGTCGAGAGGAGAGTGGCCTGGCGTGAGGAGGACCTTGCGATTGGGCTTGCTGGGTTTAGATGAGTGTGTAGGTGGAGGTGCCAGGCCACCTGACGATGGAGGACCTCGGTTTGGTACAGGGCCACGAGCGCGTTGTGGTGAGTTCACGGCGGGGAACTGAGAGAGTGATGGCATGCGACCAGCAGGTGGGGCAGCCGAGAActtgggaggaggaagacggcCCGGAGCTGGAGGCGGCATCATGGAGGTTGGATCCGGGGAGAGAGCGGGGCCCGGGGCTGTGGGGTTCCGACGCGGGGCGGGGTGTGAACTCGGCGCAATAGGAGCATTGTCGAGATTGAAGCTGGGGACGGAAATAGAGGGAGGATCGGATGCGACAGCCTTGGGAGTTGTTTGTTCTTCGGGTTCGGCGATGGTTGGAGGTGGGGATGCAACCTTTGGTAAAGGAGGCGGCGGCATAGAAGCGGCGTCTTTCCTGTCTATCATCGACGAGGAGGTTGGTATATCGATCGCTGTAGCGATAGCCTTTCCCTGGTCTCGACGCTGGTCGTCGTCTCGTGTGGTACGGTTATCGGCCGGACGTGCCCGGAGTCGAGGGCCCGGTTCCACCTCGTGATCCGACACCATGATACAGGGTCCAggatcagcatcatcagcttcagtCTCAGCCGCGTCCTTAGCTACAATAGCAGGAGGACCTGTCCCCCTCCAGCGGAGGAGGATCTGCAGCGGCTCTGGCATCCATGACGGCGGACGAACAAGCACCCAGACAACAGAGGCAACGATGAGGCCGATACCAATAACGCCCATGACGACACAATAGAGACAGAAGTGTGGAACACGAGAAACAAAAAAGAGAGTTTTCCCCCAGGTGACTTGGAGAGTTGGGGTCGATTGGCGAGAAGAAGGTAGGGAGTGGGTTGTGGAATGGTTATTGCAGAATCATCGGGCCACTTTGTGATGCGCCTCCGATAATAGTTGACGAACTTGCTTTTGTCAGCGGCGGACAAAGAAAATcagagctggagctgaaAGGCCGGAGCTAACCTTGAGCCTTGCAACGGGTAAACGCTGATTGGCTGATGGTTCGAGGTTCGATTTTCATGTGAATAATTACCGAATTCATAATTGAACTGGGGCGGACTAGAATAATTCTAGAGGTTTTCTGTCATAACTTTACTCTGAGCTCATCGCTCCATCTCGCTTGTTCTATTTTTGTTATATCACCCACTGACGAATATACATACTTGACTTTTCTACTTTTTATGCCGATTTATCGAAGCATGAAACCATACAGTACGGTAATAATACGGCTCAAAGCCTTCGGCTGTTGTATCTCGTGGCGTCAACGTTGGCTACCTAGTTGGTCATGGCACAAGCAGTTCTCCTTACTCCGTTCCGTAGACAGCTCAGTGATCGACGGAGAAAAGCTGGCACCCGTGTATTTTGCAGGGGACAGGGTATTTGGAACAGGTCGAGATGAATAGCGAGGAGCAAGGGGCATTAAATGATCTGTGATTTCAGTTGGCATAAAATGTAATAAGCGGTGGatgtttatttatttaatgaTTCATTGAATGGAGAAAGGGGAATTGACTGTTCTAAGTATTACAATACTTGTAATTATAGGCGAGTTTCACGGGGGATTCTGCCGATGTCAGAGAGGCGCACATTTGTAAATAAACATTTGTGCAACCATCTTATCATATCTGATCTACCTAGACCGCCGCCAGGCACAGAGGTATGTTTCGTTATGGCAACAACCAGGCAGATTGCTCAATTACAAGACATATGAAACTCGAGTCTATAGCATGACATGTCCATTTATATGTCATGGAAAAGTAAACATGAGCATGATCAATTTCGAAGAGAGGTCAAAAAGCAAGACACTCACTCATCACTGACTGGAGCAGGGATCGTCCCATCCTGACCATGTCCTTCgccttgccttgtcttgAATGAATGACCACGATCCGTTCATCCCGCTAGTTTCTGGTAGGTATTGCATGTAATTATTATCCCTAGCATTTCTCGTCTATTTTCGTGTGTTTGTGCTTCTGTTTTCTCGGCGCTCTCCCTTTcgcctctcttttctccttgACTCATTCATTACTCCTGATATCATCCGTGAaggcctacctacctatgtcgTGACCCAATGGGCGGTGATTGTTATCTCGTCTATACCCGTCGTGAACAACTCAATTGGACACTCCTTGTCTCCTGCAGAAAAGAAAGGCATCCCCCGCTTCGAATCGTCAAGCCACTTCATCTATCCAACACTCACTCGACCCCACCGCCTCGTGTCTCTCATCATCGAAACTGTTTGTTTACTTTTGGATGTGGTCACCTCGACATTGAGATTGGACCCCAAATTAGCCAGAAACCACTAGCGTTTTAGTGATCATCGCACTGGAGCATTGGCATTACAGGGCGTCGCCCACTGAAGTCCCTTTAACCTTTCCCGTTACCGCCTCTACCCACAGCCAATGAGAGCTCGCCGCTCCGTCCCGTTACCACTCATCTCAGCCTGAGCCAGCAAATAGAGGCTCTCCCGACAACCCAACTCGTGGACAGAATGCGCACTCTAAACACCATCAActcgtcatcttctcgcCCTACATCTCCTGGCCTTTCAGTCTCTCAGCCTCATATCCGCCGCTCCGCTTCCTCCGCCGGAAACAACAAATTAGTCACCTCTTCTAAACCTCTCCCCAAGACCCGATCCAAGACCCCTACTCCGGGTCAGGCACAAGTCCAGACTAAGGCTCAGGCTCGTCCCCGATTCTCTTCTGCTGGCACCACTATCTCCTCCAGCGCTCGCACAACGCCGTCCCTTGGCTTTCACGacacaaaacaacaacatgTTCTTTCAGTAACCGCTACAATTCCCTCGACCCGTTCTACCTCGTCGAGTTCCGCTCCTCCTACCTTAAAAATGGCCCCGAGCCCAAGCGACACAAGGCACAGGCCCCCGCAGCTCAGTGCTGCAGCAGCAAAAACAGTCGGACGAACGCCTCTGACGCCCAAGATTGCCTCGACAGCAAAAGGCCCATTATTAGGCGCACCTCCTTTGGTTCGACGATCAACTCAGGGGTTGAGCTCAGCCACGACTGGGCGCGACGATGCTGTGACCCCCCGTTCTGGCAGTCGACAAGGCCGCAATAATAGCAACAGTTCGACACCCAATGGAACACCAAATTTAGACCGAGATGGATGGGATCCTCGAGCGTCTTTAGGCTCCTCAGGAAGGCAATCACTGTCACGAGCTGAGTCTCCTGCAGACCCGGACGCCAAATTCTTTCGTGCCAGCGACGCTCCAACTTTAACACAAGCAGCCGGTCGTCCCTCGTTAGGCTCACAAAAGCCTGCATCCTACTTCCATGCCAGTAAAGCCAATGCTGAATATAAAAAGCCGACCAGTCCTCCCGTCTCTGCACCATTTACACCAGCACTCAGTACCGCACCCGaaccttcatcatca contains:
- a CDS encoding hypothetical protein (EggNog:ENOG41~antiSMASH:Cluster_3.2~BUSCO:EOG09264EGS), which encodes MGVIGIGLIVASVVWVLVRPPSWMPEPLQILLRWRGTGPPAIVAKDAAETEADDADPGPCIMVSDHEVEPGPRLRARPADNRTTRDDDQRRDQGKAIATAIDIPTSSSMIDRKDAASMPPPPLPKVASPPPTIAEPEEQTTPKAVASDPPSISVPSFNLDNAPIAPSSHPAPRRNPTAPGPALSPDPTSMMPPPAPGRLPPPKFSAAPPAGRMPSLSQFPAVNSPQRARGPVPNRGPPSSGGLAPPPTHSSKPSKPNRKVLLTPGHSPLDWARISGPNADLRGVEPQTPYLRVTPSMLKRMTGRKGKDAWMALNGKVYNVTPYADFHPGGVPELMRGAGRDGTKLFGEIHPWVNYETMLSACLVGLLVEESEGTESQMDQMD